The region CGGCCGCCGCGCGCCGGTTCCGCGCCTAGGCACTGCCTGCACGCGCGTTCGGCGTGGCTGGCGGCCAGGCCGCGGAACCTGAGCCGGTTGGAACAAGGCTCGACCACGTTGCGACGCTTGTAGGTTCGGTGTCGGAGGCCGGTGGTCGCCTCGTGCGAGTACGTCTCGTCCGCGATCACCGCCTCGGGCCGGACACGCGGGTGGTCCCGACCCGACGAGGATTCCGTCGAGCGGTGACGACCCGCTCGTGGGCCGCCGGGCGGTGCCGTCCACAGTGGACCTGTCGGTGAGCCTGGCAGGGAGAGTCAAGGTTCCGCGTTCCTCCCCACCTACCGTCCTTCGTACCCGGTGGAGGGGAGGAGGACGATGCTGGACACGCTGCACACGCTGGAAGTGGTGCGCCGCCGCGGGTTCGTGTCCCGGTGGGTGCTCGGCGCGGTGTTGGTCGCCGTGGTGGGCTGGCTGGCGTACACGGTCGCGGTGAGCCCCAATCTCGAATGGACGGTGATCGGGCAGTACTTCCTCTCGACGCCGGTGATGGAGGGCGTCGGCGTCACGTTGGTGCTGACCTTCGCCACGCTCGGCATCGGGCTGGTGCTGGGCGCGGCGCTGGCGCTGATGATGCAGTCGCGCAACCCGGTGCTCTCGGCCGCCGCGTCGGGGTACGTGTGGTTCTTCCGCGGTGTGCCGCTGGTCGTCCAGATCGTGTTCTGGTTCAACCTGTCGCTGCTGTTCCCCACGGTCGGGTTCGCGCCGACCAACCAGGTGATCACGCCGTTCCTGGCCGCGCTGCTGGGCCTGGGCCTGCACGAGGCGGCCTACCTGGCGGAGATCATCCGCGGCGGGTTCCTCGCGGTGCCGCGCGGCCAGGTGGACGCGGCGCTGACCATCGGCATGACCCGGGCGGCGGCGACCAGGACGATCGTGCTGCCGCAGTCGATCCGGGTGATCCTGCCCGCGCTGGGCAACCAGTTCATCCTGATCCTCAAGGGCACGTCGCTGGTCTCGGTGATCGGCGGCGGCGACCTGATGACCCGCGCGCAGCAGATCTACGGGCAGAACTACCAGGTGATCGCGCTGCTGCTGGTGGCGACCGGCTGGTACCTCGTGCTGGTCACGGTCGCGAGCGTCGGCCAGCGCTTCCTCGAGCGTTGGGCGGTGTCGTAGATGGCGGGCGGGCTGCGCATCCGGGGTATCCGGAAGTCGTTCGGGGACGTGGTGGTGCTGCGCGGCGTGGACCTCGACGTCGCTCCCGGCGAGGTGGTCTGCGTGCTCGGGCCCTCGGGCAGCGGCAAGAGCACGCTGCTGCGCTGCGTGAACCACCTGGAGCCGGTGGACGCCGGGTTCGTGCAGGTGGACGACGAGCTGGTGGGCTACGAGCACCGGGACGGCCGGCTCTACGAGAGCGCCGAGCGCGACATCGCGCGCACCCGGCGCCGGATGGGCATGGTGTTCCAGCAGTTCCACCTGTTCAGCCACCTCACGGCGGTGCGGAACGTGACGCTGGGCCCGGTCAAGGTGCTGGGCCGCGACCCGCGCGAGGCCGAGCGGGAGGCGCGTGAGCTGCTGGCCAGGGTCGGCCTGGCCGCGCACGCCGACAAGCTGCCCGCGCAGCTCTCCGGCGGCCAGCAGCAACGGGTGGCGATCGCCCGCGCGATGGCCATGAAGCCCTCGGTGATGCTGTTCGACGAGCCGACCAGCGCGCTGGACCCGGAACTGGTCGGCGAGGTGCTGACGGTGATGCGCGACTTGGCGTCGCAGGGCATGACCATGGTCGTCGTCACGCACGAGATCGGGTTCGCGCACGAGGTCGCGGACACCGTGGTGTTCATGGACGACGGCGTGGTGGTCGAGTCGGGGCCCGCCGCGCAGGTGCTGCTGTCCCCGCGATCGGAGCGGACGGCGGCATTCCTGGCGCACGTCCGACACCACCCCAGGAAGGAACACGACCATGCCTAGACTCCTGCTGGCCGCCGTCGCGGCGCTCGGACTGCTCGCCGCGTGCGGCGACCCCGGTGCGACGACGCGGCAACCGCAGTCCGACGCGCCGCTACCGGCCGAGGACCGGGCGTTGCACGACATGCTTCCGCAACGCCTCAAGGACTCGGGCGTGCTGAAGGTCGGCACGACGCTGCCGAACCTGCCCTACCTGCTCACCGATTCGAACAACAACATCACCGGCGGCATCACGCCCGAGGTGGGTCGGGCCGTGGCGGCGAAGCTCGGGCTGCGCTACGAGATCGAGAACATCGCGTGGGAGGCGCTGCTGCCCGGTGTCACGGCCGGCCGGTTCGACATGGCCGACGACGGCCTGTCCGACACCGAGGAACGCCAGCGCGTCGGCCTGTTCGTGGACTACATGCGGTCGGCCAGCGTGCTGGTGACCGCGAAGTCCAACGAGGGCAAGTACAAGTCGGTGGAGGACTCCTGCGGCAAGCGGGTCGCGACCATCCGGGGCACCACCGACGTGCAGCACGCCGAGGAGATCTCGCAGGACTGCCAGAAGAAGGGCAAGGGCGCCGTCGAGGTGACCCAGTACCCGACCGCACAGGACGCCGACCTCGCGTTGCGCTCCGGGCAGGCCGATTTCCAGGTCGCGGTGACCGAGCAGGCCAAGTACGCGATCAAGGAGCAGAACGCGCCGATCGCGATCGTGTCCGCCGACTTCGCCCCGACCTACGTGGGAATGTACCTGCGCAAGGACGACAAGCAGCTCGGTGACGCGCTGCTGGCCGCGTTGAAGGCGCTCAAGGCGGACGGGTCGCTGGACCGGATCATCGGCAACTACGGGCTCGAGCCGTTGCCCGAGCCGGGCCTGAACCTGGCCACGTCGGGCCGCTGAATGGCGCGGTCGGGGCAACCGCTGCCGCTGCACGAGATCGAGGTCCCGGTGCCGTCCGGCCTGTCGCCGTTCGCCATCGGGACCTTCGACGAGATCGGGGCCTACACCCGGGCCCGGTTCCCGCACCGGCACGACTTCTACGAGATCCTGTACCTGACCGGCGGCGAGGGCCTGCACGTCGTGGACTTCGAGCCGTACCCGATCGTGCCCAACGCGCTGTACTTCCTCGCGCCCGGCCAGGTGCACTTCTGGAAGGACACCGAGCAGGTCGCCGGCCGGGTGCTGGTGTTCGCCGAGGAGTTCCTGCTGGACCTGCCGGGCGTGCCGCCGCCGTTCCTGGGCGGCAGCCCCGAGCTGCGGCTGACCGGCGACCACAGAGGACTGGTCGAGGGCATCCTGGCCGACATGGCGCACGAGTACCGCGTGCGCGGGTCCGGCTATGCCACGATGCTCCAGTCGTACCTGCACATCCTGCTGGTGCGCACGCAACGGCTGCGCCAGGTGCGCCCCGAGGCCCCGGTGTCGTCGCTGGCGTGGCAGTTCATCCGGCTGGTGGACAAGCACGTGCTCACCGAGCGCTCGGTCACCGCCTACGCCGAGCGGGTGGGCGTGACCGCGGGCCACCTGACCGACCTGGTGCGCGCCGCCACCGGCAAGACGCCCGGCGCGGTGATCCGGGCCGCGCTGGCGCTGGAGGCCAAGCGGCTGCTGGCCCGCACCGAGCTCAGCGCCGCCCAGGTGGCGCACCGGCTGGCGTTCGAGGACGCCTCGTACTTCGGTCGGTTCTTCAAGCGCGAGACCGGGACGAGCCCGGGGGACTTTCGCCGGGAAGTCCGAGAAAAGTACCAGTTCGCCCGAGAGCGTTGACTGTCCGCCCGGCGCCGCCGGTTCGTACCTTCGGAGAGCACCGACACCGAAGGAGTTCGTCACATGCCAGGCAGACCCGAGAAGCACCCGGTCCGGCGCGCCCCGGCGGGCGGCTTCCCCCGGCACTCGCGCGCGTCGTGAGCGACCCCGTGCTGCTGCGCCGGGTCAAGGCGTTCATCGACGCCCGGCTGGCCGACCCGGAGCTCACCCCGGAGCAGGTCGCGGTGGCCAACCACGTGTCGACCCGCCAGCTCTACCGGCTGTTCGAGACCGAGGGCACGACGGTGGCCCGGTGGATCCGCGACCGGCGGCTGGAGCGGTGCCGGCGCGACCTGATCGCCGACGGCGTCGGGGTCGGCGTCGGCGTGGTCGGCGCGCGCTGGGGGATGCCGGATTCCTCTTACTTCAGCCGGGTCTTCCGGCAGACCTACGGCTGCCCGCCCCGGGAGTACCGGCGCGCGGCGGGCGTCGGCTGAGTCCGCCCGGCGCGTGAGGATCTCCCGTGGCCGCGAGAAACGCGCGCTCTGTCGCCGAAATCCCGCCGTGCCGGACGATCGTAGGACCGGCACGAGCTCCGACGTGCCGGCGGAGTTGCTGCGCGCGGGTCGACGGACCCCTCGCGGGTGCGGGCAGTCACGGCCGGCTGCCCGACGGTCCGGTGCTGCTCTGCTCAGGGCCGCTCGCGTCACCCGGTCGAGTGGCGGCGGCGGAGGTGAAAGCACTGCTCCTGGGCCTGCCCGCTGCTTGAGTCCGTTCAGCGCGCATGCGCGGAATCGAAGGGTGGTACGACAAAAGGACAGCGCCGCCCGAAAGGTCCGCCGTGATCCGGAGTCTGCTCGCCGAGGACATGCACATGGTCCGGGGCGCACTCGTCGCCCTGCTCACCCTCGAACCCGATATCGAGGTGGTGGCCGAAGTCGCCTCCGGTGACGCCATCCTGCCCGCCGCGGGGGAGATCCACGAGCACCTGCCCGACTGCCGCACCCTCATCCTGACCAGCCTCAACCGGCCCGGCACGCTGCGCCGCGCGCTGGCTGCGAAGGTCGGCGGGTTCATCCTTGAGGACGCCCCGGCCGACCGGCTGGCCAACGCCGTGCGCGGGGTCGCGGCGGGCCGCCGGGTGGTCGACGCGGAACTCGCGCTGTCCGCCTGGGATCCCGCGGACTGCCCGCTGACCAGTCGGGAGATCGAGGTGCCGCGGCTGGCCGCGGCGGGCGCGAACCCGACCGAGATCGCGGCCCGGCTCTACCTGTCGGCGGGGACCGTGCGCGATTACCTCACCACGATCGTCACGAAGTTCCAGGCGCGCAATCGGGTGGACGCGATCCGCATCGCGAAGGAATCGGGCCGGCTCCAGCGGATTCCCGAAGTCGAATCGGCGGGGAAGCCGGTGTCCGGGGCCTCGCGGGGGCCGCCGGTCACCACCGGACTTCCCGGGTGTCCGCGATCACCGCGGTCAGCCGGGTGCGCCCGGCCGGCAGCGGCCGCACCACCAGGTCCACGCCCAGCTCGGCCCGCCGGGCGCGCAGGCGGGGCCCGGCGTCCAGCCCGTCGTGCCGGTCGGTGACCGAGACGACCGCGCCCGCGTCCCGCCGCTGCACGCTGACCTGGCACCGGTAGTCCACGTCCTCGGGCAGCCGCGCCGCCCGGTGGTGCACGATCGCCGCCAGCACGCCGCGCACCGGCAGCGGCAGCTCGCCCAGGTCCCGCTC is a window of Saccharothrix espanaensis DSM 44229 DNA encoding:
- a CDS encoding amino acid ABC transporter permease, producing the protein MLDTLHTLEVVRRRGFVSRWVLGAVLVAVVGWLAYTVAVSPNLEWTVIGQYFLSTPVMEGVGVTLVLTFATLGIGLVLGAALALMMQSRNPVLSAAASGYVWFFRGVPLVVQIVFWFNLSLLFPTVGFAPTNQVITPFLAALLGLGLHEAAYLAEIIRGGFLAVPRGQVDAALTIGMTRAAATRTIVLPQSIRVILPALGNQFILILKGTSLVSVIGGGDLMTRAQQIYGQNYQVIALLLVATGWYLVLVTVASVGQRFLERWAVS
- a CDS encoding amino acid ABC transporter ATP-binding protein, which produces MAGGLRIRGIRKSFGDVVVLRGVDLDVAPGEVVCVLGPSGSGKSTLLRCVNHLEPVDAGFVQVDDELVGYEHRDGRLYESAERDIARTRRRMGMVFQQFHLFSHLTAVRNVTLGPVKVLGRDPREAEREARELLARVGLAAHADKLPAQLSGGQQQRVAIARAMAMKPSVMLFDEPTSALDPELVGEVLTVMRDLASQGMTMVVVTHEIGFAHEVADTVVFMDDGVVVESGPAAQVLLSPRSERTAAFLAHVRHHPRKEHDHA
- a CDS encoding transporter substrate-binding domain-containing protein, which gives rise to MPRLLLAAVAALGLLAACGDPGATTRQPQSDAPLPAEDRALHDMLPQRLKDSGVLKVGTTLPNLPYLLTDSNNNITGGITPEVGRAVAAKLGLRYEIENIAWEALLPGVTAGRFDMADDGLSDTEERQRVGLFVDYMRSASVLVTAKSNEGKYKSVEDSCGKRVATIRGTTDVQHAEEISQDCQKKGKGAVEVTQYPTAQDADLALRSGQADFQVAVTEQAKYAIKEQNAPIAIVSADFAPTYVGMYLRKDDKQLGDALLAALKALKADGSLDRIIGNYGLEPLPEPGLNLATSGR
- a CDS encoding helix-turn-helix domain-containing protein, giving the protein MARSGQPLPLHEIEVPVPSGLSPFAIGTFDEIGAYTRARFPHRHDFYEILYLTGGEGLHVVDFEPYPIVPNALYFLAPGQVHFWKDTEQVAGRVLVFAEEFLLDLPGVPPPFLGGSPELRLTGDHRGLVEGILADMAHEYRVRGSGYATMLQSYLHILLVRTQRLRQVRPEAPVSSLAWQFIRLVDKHVLTERSVTAYAERVGVTAGHLTDLVRAATGKTPGAVIRAALALEAKRLLARTELSAAQVAHRLAFEDASYFGRFFKRETGTSPGDFRREVREKYQFARER
- a CDS encoding helix-turn-helix domain-containing protein; this encodes MSDPVLLRRVKAFIDARLADPELTPEQVAVANHVSTRQLYRLFETEGTTVARWIRDRRLERCRRDLIADGVGVGVGVVGARWGMPDSSYFSRVFRQTYGCPPREYRRAAGVG